In Scophthalmus maximus strain ysfricsl-2021 chromosome 16, ASM2237912v1, whole genome shotgun sequence, the following proteins share a genomic window:
- the LOC118287701 gene encoding caskin-2-like isoform X1 — MGKEQDLLVAVKSGDLLLAHKLLSKVKCNKTKLLGSTKRLNINYQDSDGFSALHHAALTGTTELLSLLLEAQAIVDIKDINGMRPLHYAAWQGKADSVLLLLRANASVNSSSHDGQIPLHLSAQYGHYEVSEMLLQHQSNPCLVNKAKKTPLDLACEFGRLKVAQLLLSSNMVTALLEGDGGHESLEAPSTTPLHLAARNGHKDIIKLLLKAGIDINRATKAGTSLHEASLYGKTEVVRLLLDAGINVNMRNTYNQTALDIVNQFTTSTASREIKQLLREASSSLQVRAVKDYWNLHDPTALNLRAGELIMVVEQHSDGRWKGHIHDTQRGTDRVGFFPPSVVEVLSRRAGGTLSRKGSLPCQRHFASRAPPSSQGPTPQTDESFTHGYDPTGDRSSVGSAGSVGSSRSAGSGQSSESSHKQNGTPNRQNADTGKLTPSAGESGDHLHMTGADRSKQADGSAGGSRRQVNGTPQKGFIRPEHLLEGKDSEAIYQWLCEFQLEHYTSNFISAGYDVPTISRMTPEDLTAIGVTKPGHRKKISMEIGKLSIPEWLPDYIPSDLGEWLSVIGLPQYQKRLSDNGYDSITIVKDITWEDLQEIGITKLGHQKKLMLAVKRLCDLQRSRNHADRTGGGTLRRKPPAALELVAIEHTPTHSVHAHAHPDALSDTCCPSPRTPRALLSFQDSELSAELQSAMMGRAGGGAAEAFGIRGVASAAGISAMSVSQESISMRSRGSGNSGNSGHSQEHHATSSSARTSSRSKDSLGSGGGEEAKRGGSSPAGRGRQRPTEMWEHQSRTATPNKLPFSPLTPPLTPSKMPRFAYPAVPPKAKHFQSNRLYQPQPQHQHQHQPQPQPPSSPSSPSPPTQKAFSFLQAQAAGVSGAPQLLSKPLPGAVPVLGPRPGQAPADGNQRGPHKKRAQSLTRYALSDGEPDDDDDLAPPCSAASSAAMPSYATLSRRPGRGHTSATGAQRHINRSHSFAVRSRQKGPPPPPPKRMSSVTGSPPCQLGNREGVEPEGKGGVEMESAGSVRSIAARLEGSSSSPSRRIDIPPTHIPVTPVFSPVSSLIPSHIIIHHSKPVPALGIGGLRRTGSERTEGDTDRQRNRSTEGAPEEKDRKSERISKNATASPKRSSCDRLPFAEEGNLTIKQRPRIAVVPQADAEAKTPPGEPAQTPNGLELPEFNLKESDTVKRRHKPKDRDASTPEEASTPDRDDYYPHIGNARDDVRALRDEGPPRHVFQRVGSMGKGPKPPVFSKPSSPLKQAPHSKPTPPLIAVSPLQASAQTAIPKLTSIQIHTVSPRLGGSVHTHTGIPSPKAGKPPQTVICKPESPQKVAGVSASRLPQHSHASASTAGPNLGTVQSVVFAPPSSPATSPSYSASALPGLMARAGTPPAGVAGLELLAQKRLEKTSTSLEAALKVVENKLAQGSSVDGGGSTVKAAGNILDDISNMFDDLADQLDAMLE; from the exons AGTTGCTGGGCTCCACCAAGAGGCTCAACATCAACTATCAGGACTCGGACGG GTTCTCAGCACTGCACCATGCTGCTCTGACGGGCACCACAGAgctgctgtctctgctgctggaggcgcAGGCCATAGTGGATATCAAGGACATCAATG GCATGCGTCCTCTCCACTACGCAGCGTGGCAGGGTAAAGCCGACTCCGTCTTATTGTTGCTTAGAGCCAACGCGTCCGTCAACTCCTCTTCCCATGATGGACAGATACCGTTACATCTCTCTGCTCAGTATGGGCATTATGAGGTG TCCgagatgctgctgcagcatcagtcTAATCCCTGCCTGGTGAACAAGGCCAAGAAGACTCCCCTAGATCTGGCCTGTGAGTTTGGGAGACTGAAG GTGGCTCAGTTGCTGCTGAGCAGCAACATGGTGACAGCTCTGCTAGAAGGGGACGGAGGCCACGAGAGCCTGGAAGCCCCGTCCACGACCCCCCTCCACCTGGCAGCCAGGAACGGACACAAAGACATCATCAA GTTGCTGCTCAAAGCTGGTATCGACATCAACAGAGCCACCAAAGCGGGGACATCTCTACACGAGGCCTCGCTCTATGGCAAAACTGAAGTGGTGCGACTGCTGCTTGAT gcgGGCATCAACGTGAACATGCGCAACACCTACAACCAGACAGCTCTGGACATTGTCAACCAGTTCACCACTTCCACGGCCAGCAGGGAAATCAAACAGCTGCTCAGAG AGGCATCAAGTTCTCTCCAGGTCAGGGCGGTGAAGGATTACTGGAACCTCCACGACCCCACCGCCCTCAACCTCCGGGCTGGAGAGCTCATTATG GTCGTGGAGCAGCACTCAGACGGCCGGTGGAAAGGTCACATCCATGACACTCAGCGGGGCACGGACCGGGTGGGCTTCTTCCCGCCCTCAGTGGTGGAGGTCCTCAGCAGACGAGCAG GGGGCACTCTCTCCCGCAAAGGATCACTGCCTTGCCAACGACACTTTGCGTCCAGAGCTCCTCCCTCAAGCCAAGGCCCCACCCCTCAGACTGACGAGTCATTCACTCATGGCTATGATCCCAcag gtgaCAGGAGCAGTGTTGGCAGTGCCGGCAGTGTGGGCAGCAGTCGCAGCGCCGGTAGTGGCCAGAGCTCTGAAAGCAGCCACAAACAGAACGGGACTCCAAATCGCCAAAATGCTGACACCGGCAAG ctgactccctctgctggtgaatcGGGAGACCACCTCCACATGACAGGAGCAGACCGCAGCAAACAGGCTGATGGATCTGCAG GTGGCTCCCGTCGGCAGGTCAACGGCACTCCTCAGAAAGGCTTCATCAGGCCAGAACATCTCCTGGAGGGCAAG GACTCTGAGGCCATCTACCAGTGGTTGTGTGAGTTCCAGTTGGAGCATTACACATCCAACTTCATCAGCGCAGGGTATGACGTTCCCACCATCAGCAGGATGACCCCAGAG GACCTGACGGCAATCGGAGTGACCAAACCTGGCCATAGAAAGAAGATCTCCATGGAGATTGGCAAGCTGAGTATCCCGGAGTGGCTGCCTGATTACATTCCT TCGGACCTGGGGGAGTGGCTTAGTGTTATTGGACTTCCTCAGTACCAGAAGAGACTGAGCGACAATGGCTACGACTCCATCACCATTGTCAAAGACATCACCTGGGAGGACCTGCAGGAGATTGGCATCACCAAACTGG GTCATCAAAAGAAGCTCATGTTGGCAGTGAAGAGACTCTGTGACCTCCAGCGATCTCGTAACCACGCGGACAGAACTGGCGGTGGGACTCTCAGACGCAAACCCCCGGCTGCTCTAGAGCTGGTGGCCATcgaacacacaccaacacacagcgTGCACGCTCACGCACACCCTGACGCCCTGTCCGACACCTGCTGCCCCTCCCCTCGCACCCCCAGggccctcctctccttccaggACAGCGAGCTGAGCGCTGAGCTGCAGAGCGCCATGATGGGCAGGGCGGGAGGAGGAGCCGCAGAGGCGTTCGGTATCAGGGGCGTGGCCTCTGCAGCAGGTATATCTGCCATGTCGGTCAGTCAGGAGAGCATTAGTATGCGGTCACGTGGCTCAGGGAACTCTGGGAATTCTGGACATTCTCAGGAGCACCACGCTACATCCTCCTCAGCCAGAACGTCGAGCCGGTCGAAGGACAGTCTGGGTagcggaggaggggaggaggccaAGCGTGGAGGAAGTAGTCCTGCAGGCAGGGGTAGACAGAGACCCACGGAGATGTGGGAGCACCAGAGTCGGACCGCGACTCCCAACAAActccctttctcccccctcaCGCCTCCACTGACCCCGAGCAAAATGCCTCGTTTTGCCTACCCAGCTGTCCCACCCAAAGCCAAACACTTCCAGTCTAACCGCCTCTATCAGCCCCAGccccagcaccagcaccagcaccagccccagccccagcccccctcctccccttcctctccgtctccccccaCACAGAAGGCCTTCAGTTTCCTCCAGGCTCAGGCAGCGGGTGTCAGCGGGGCCCCACAGCTGCTCTCAAAGCCTCTACCTGGAGCCGTCCCTGTGCTGGGGCCCCGGCCTGGACAAGCCCCAGCTGATGGCAACCAAAGGGGCCCGCACAAGAAGCGTGCCCAAAGCCTAACTCGCTACGCCCTGTCCGACGGCGAGccagacgacgacgacgacctcGCCCCCCCCTGCTCCGCTGCTTCCTCTGCGGCCATGCCCTCCTACGCCACATTGTCCCGCAGGCCAGGGCGCGGTCACACCAGCGCCACAGGGGCCCAGCGGCACATCAACCGCAGCCATTCTTTCGCCGTGCGTTCACGACAGAAAGGCCCGCCCCCGCCGCCACCCAAGAGGATGAGCTCCGTAACCGGCAGCCCACCATGCCAGCTGGGAAACAGGGAAGGGGTGGAGccagagggaaagggaggagtGGAGATGGAGAGCGCGGGCAGCGTGCGGAGTATTGCAGCCAGGCTagagggaagcagcagcagtccaTCAAGGAGGATCGATATCCCACCAACCCACATCCCGGTTACTCCTGTTTTCAGCCCTGTCTCCTCACTGATTCCTTCTCACATCATCATACATCACTCAAAACCTGTACCCGCCTTGGGCATTGGTGGCCTaaggaggacaggaagtgagaggacagaaggagacaCTGATAGACAGAGAAATAGAAGTACAGAGGGAGCACCcgaagagaaagacagaaaaagtgaaagaatatCAAAGAATGCTACTGCATCTCCGAAGCGCAGTTCCTGTGACCGTCTGCCTTTCGCCGAGGAGGGTAACCTGACCATCAAGCAGAGGCCCCGGATAGCAGTTGTCCCCCAGGCAGACGCTGAAGCTAAGACTCCCCCAGGGGAGCCGGCCCAGACCCCAAACGGCCTGGAGCTCCCAGAGTTCAATCTGAAAGAGTCTGACACAGTGAAGAGGCGGCACAAACCCAAAGACAGAGACGCATCCACGCCAGAGGAGGCTTCGACACCCGACAGAGACGACTACTACCCGCACATCGGAAACGCACGTGATGATGTGAGGGCGCTGCGCGACGAAGGACCTCCCAGACATGTTTTCCAGAGAGTCGGCTCCATGGGGAAAGGCCCGAAGCCGCCGGTGTTCTCCAAACCTTCCAGTCCTCTGAAACAAGCCCCTCACAGCAAACCAACTCCCCCGCTGATCGCAGTCTCTCCACTGCAAGCCAGCGCACAGACAGCCATTCCTAAACTAACCAGCATACAGATTCACACAGTCTCACCCAGGCTGGGTGgcagcgtacacacacacactggtataCCCAGTCCTAAAGCTGGGAAGCCCCCACAGACGGTGATTTGCAAGCCTGAGAGTCCACAGAAAGTCGCTGGTGTGTCTGCATCAAGACTCCCTCAGCACAGCCACGCTTCGGCATCCACAGCAG GACCAAATCTCGGTACGGTCCAGAGCGTCGTgttcgcccctccctcctctccagcGACGTCCCCCTCGTACTCCGCCTCGGCACTGCCGGGCCTGATGGCGAGGGCGGGAACGCCTCCGGCCGGCGTGGCTGGTCTGGAGCTGCTGGCTCAGAAGAGGCTGGAGAAGACCAGCACGTCGCTGGAGGCTGCTCTCAAGGTGGTGGAGAACAAACTGGCGCAGGGGAGCAGCGTGGACGG TGGCGGCAGCACAGTGAAGGCTGCGGGAAATATTCTGGACGACATCAGCAACATGTTTGACGACCTGGCCGACCAGCTGGACGCCATGTTGGAGTGA